In Synechococcus sp. UW69, a single genomic region encodes these proteins:
- the devC gene encoding ABC transporter permease DevC, with protein sequence MNRFWRGRRIPLSWLLLTRQPVRLLVALAGISFAGILMFMQLGFRDGLFDASVTAHRLFDADVVLISPRSASSVSMEAFPRRRLVQTLADPDVEGVTPVHWGLMLWRNPETRRNRSILALGFNPDDPFFVDPSLAEKTDALKQKGRILFDQLSRPEFGPIADWYRDGRVVETEIAGNRVRVAGLVSLGTSFGADGNLLTSTETFLDLMPQKPPGAIEVGLVRLKPGADPEQVVSRLSKRLPKDVSVLTKQGFIDFEQNYWKSSTSIGFIFTLGAAMGFVVGCVIVYQVLYTDVSDHLPEYATLMAMGYRLSHLLGVVVREGFYLAALGYVPAYLAGQGLYWFVRDATKLPVGMDLSRALTVLVMILVMCMLSSLLAMRRLIDADPAEIF encoded by the coding sequence ATGAACCGGTTCTGGCGGGGGCGTCGGATTCCTCTCTCCTGGCTGTTGCTGACGCGCCAGCCCGTTCGCTTGCTGGTGGCGCTTGCTGGCATCAGCTTCGCGGGGATTCTGATGTTCATGCAGCTTGGTTTTCGCGATGGCCTCTTCGATGCGAGCGTCACGGCGCACCGGCTGTTCGATGCCGATGTCGTCCTGATCAGTCCCCGCTCCGCCAGCTCCGTGAGCATGGAGGCCTTTCCCAGGCGGCGGCTGGTTCAGACCCTGGCTGATCCCGATGTCGAGGGGGTGACCCCGGTGCACTGGGGGCTGATGCTCTGGCGCAACCCCGAAACGCGGCGCAACCGGTCGATCCTGGCCTTGGGCTTCAATCCCGATGACCCCTTCTTCGTCGACCCCTCCCTTGCTGAGAAAACTGACGCTCTCAAACAGAAAGGGCGGATCCTGTTTGATCAGCTGTCACGCCCCGAATTCGGACCTATTGCCGATTGGTATCGCGATGGCCGGGTGGTGGAAACCGAGATCGCTGGCAACCGCGTCCGGGTGGCGGGTCTGGTGAGCCTGGGCACCAGCTTCGGTGCCGACGGCAATCTGCTTACGAGCACCGAGACGTTTCTGGATCTGATGCCTCAGAAGCCGCCTGGGGCGATCGAAGTGGGTCTGGTGCGCTTGAAGCCAGGAGCGGACCCTGAGCAGGTTGTGTCTCGGTTGAGCAAGCGCCTTCCCAAGGATGTTTCGGTGTTAACCAAACAAGGCTTCATCGATTTCGAGCAGAACTACTGGAAGAGCAGCACCTCCATCGGTTTCATCTTCACCCTCGGCGCTGCCATGGGGTTCGTTGTTGGCTGCGTCATCGTGTACCAGGTGTTGTACACCGATGTCAGTGACCACCTGCCGGAGTACGCCACCCTGATGGCGATGGGCTACCGGCTCAGTCACCTGCTTGGTGTGGTGGTTCGTGAGGGGTTTTATCTGGCCGCTCTCGGCTACGTCCCCGCCTATCTGGCCGGGCAGGGTTTGTACTGGTTCGTTCGTGACGCGACCAAACTGCCCGTCGGCATGGATCTCTCGCGGGCGCTCACCGTTTTGGTGATGATCCTGGTGATGTGCATGCTGTCGTCGCTTTTGGCCATGCGTCGCCTCATCGATGCGGATCCGGCGGAGATCTTCTGA
- a CDS encoding HlyD family efflux transporter periplasmic adaptor subunit, with the protein MSPKRWSVVAGSLVIAAVGGWLLRPTPAPTPVAPPAERSVRPQAVAALGQLEPAGDIRNLAAPTAGMAGTPRVASLQVNEGDAIKRGQVLAVFDHRVGLLADLERVDAELRSLDQEIRLQAIEVERFTQAADWGAAELSLVDNKREELVRLQGQRDQALAERKGFMADLELSQLISPIDGVVFKLHAREGERPGVEGVMDVGANQAMQASIEVYESDIARISPDQSVRLISENGGFRGELVGRVLRISPQVEQRSVLSTDPTGDADARVVVVDVVLNPEDAAKVSRLAGLKVIARFDP; encoded by the coding sequence ATGAGTCCCAAGCGCTGGTCTGTTGTGGCTGGAAGTTTGGTCATCGCTGCAGTGGGCGGCTGGTTGCTTCGACCAACGCCGGCCCCAACACCTGTTGCCCCCCCTGCTGAACGATCGGTTCGTCCACAAGCCGTTGCTGCTTTGGGGCAACTTGAGCCTGCGGGGGACATTCGCAATTTGGCGGCTCCCACCGCGGGAATGGCGGGGACCCCGAGGGTTGCCTCACTTCAGGTGAACGAGGGAGATGCGATCAAGCGCGGCCAGGTGTTGGCGGTGTTTGATCACCGTGTTGGCCTCCTGGCAGACCTAGAGCGTGTTGACGCTGAGCTGAGAAGCCTGGACCAGGAGATCCGTCTTCAGGCCATTGAGGTTGAGCGTTTCACGCAAGCCGCGGACTGGGGAGCTGCTGAGTTGTCTTTGGTGGACAACAAGCGGGAGGAGCTGGTGCGCCTCCAGGGACAGCGGGATCAGGCCCTGGCTGAACGCAAAGGGTTCATGGCCGATCTCGAGCTGAGCCAGCTGATCTCTCCCATTGATGGTGTCGTCTTCAAGTTGCACGCCCGTGAAGGCGAGCGCCCTGGCGTGGAGGGAGTGATGGACGTGGGTGCGAACCAGGCCATGCAGGCCAGCATCGAGGTCTATGAATCCGATATCGCTCGGATTAGCCCCGACCAGTCCGTTCGCCTCATAAGTGAGAACGGTGGCTTCCGCGGTGAACTTGTCGGGCGCGTGCTGCGCATCAGTCCCCAGGTGGAACAACGGTCTGTTCTCTCCACCGATCCCACCGGCGATGCCGACGCCCGCGTTGTGGTGGTTGATGTGGTGCTCAACCCTGAAGATGCAGCCAAAGTCAGCCGTTTGGCTGGCTTGAAGGTGATTGCCCGCTTCGATCCATGA
- a CDS encoding pitrilysin family protein, with product MSNPELLVEPVATPGILAAKLLLPFGSAEDPAGARGAHDLLASLLSRGCGNHNNLELADLVEGCGAGLRCDAQEDALILSLRCTVEDAEHLLPLLAQMVRAPHLEPDQVALERSLTIQALQRQREDPFHCATTGWRQLTYGSGGYGHDPMGITEELIDLDRKVLLPLAERLPEASSVLALAGSVPQHLVDQLHSLEDFRNWPKGRAKDSANRLPYAEGVGTETIHLEPMDSEQVVLMLGQATLGHGQPDELALRLLQCHLGVGMSSVLFQRLREDHGVAYDVAAHFPALAGPAPFVLMASSVEERANLALDLLLTIWEELREQPLSEAELELARAKYIGQLAQGLQTCSQRAERRVQLKAQGLPEDHDQRCVDALSQLTPSDVRDAAARWLGEPRLSLCGTSGALEQLARRWQRRVAG from the coding sequence ATGAGCAACCCCGAACTTCTGGTCGAACCGGTCGCAACCCCGGGGATATTGGCCGCAAAACTGCTTCTCCCTTTCGGCAGCGCAGAGGACCCTGCTGGGGCTCGGGGAGCCCATGACTTGCTGGCGTCCCTGCTCAGCAGAGGCTGCGGAAATCACAACAACCTTGAGCTGGCTGACCTGGTGGAGGGATGCGGCGCCGGTCTGCGCTGTGATGCCCAGGAAGACGCCCTCATCCTGAGCCTGCGCTGCACGGTGGAAGATGCCGAGCATCTTTTGCCCCTACTGGCGCAAATGGTGCGAGCCCCCCACCTTGAGCCCGATCAGGTGGCCCTAGAACGTTCGCTCACGATTCAGGCCCTACAGCGGCAAAGGGAGGACCCCTTCCATTGCGCCACGACCGGCTGGAGGCAACTGACCTACGGCAGCGGTGGCTACGGCCATGACCCTATGGGCATCACCGAGGAGCTGATCGACCTAGATCGGAAGGTGCTGCTTCCCCTCGCCGAACGGCTGCCAGAGGCCTCCAGTGTTCTCGCCCTTGCGGGCAGCGTCCCGCAACACCTTGTCGATCAACTCCATTCGCTTGAGGACTTCCGCAACTGGCCCAAGGGCAGAGCCAAGGATTCCGCCAACCGACTGCCCTACGCCGAAGGAGTCGGCACCGAAACAATCCACCTTGAACCGATGGACTCCGAACAGGTGGTGCTGATGCTGGGTCAGGCAACGTTGGGACATGGCCAGCCGGATGAGCTGGCCTTAAGGCTGTTGCAGTGCCATCTAGGGGTGGGGATGTCGAGCGTGCTGTTCCAGCGCCTGCGTGAAGACCATGGAGTGGCCTACGACGTGGCAGCTCACTTCCCTGCCTTGGCCGGCCCCGCACCCTTTGTGCTGATGGCGTCAAGCGTGGAGGAACGGGCCAACCTCGCCCTGGACTTGCTGCTGACGATCTGGGAGGAGCTGCGCGAGCAACCCCTCAGCGAGGCAGAGCTTGAGCTCGCAAGAGCGAAGTACATCGGCCAGCTCGCCCAAGGACTGCAGACCTGCTCCCAAAGGGCTGAGCGGCGCGTTCAGCTTAAGGCGCAGGGCCTCCCTGAAGATCATGACCAGAGATGTGTTGATGCCCTTTCGCAACTGACACCGTCTGATGTTCGCGATGCAGCAGCGCGCTGGCTCGGCGAACCACGGCTCAGCCTGTGCGGAACCTCCGGAGCACTGGAGCAGCTCGCACGACGCTGGCAGCGCCGTGTTGCTGGTTAG
- a CDS encoding phycocyanobilin:ferredoxin oxidoreductase translates to MQPKPLAQPPGQHPLVHALAASIRSAWQGLPGLEILPCDDDLRFIKGKLDGEGLTIGNELFRCVGLRKLHLEVARLGNGLQILHCVWFPDPCYDLPIFGADIVAGPAGISAAIVDLSPTSGALPEQLLNRLEAKPWPAFRQVRDLPAWGSAIFSSKVCFIRPDGVEEETAFHDLVSHYLQVMATSVIEATPDPSTALTTVRRYEGQLNYCLQQKRNDKTRRVLEKAFDSAWADRYIDLLLFDNPPEP, encoded by the coding sequence ATGCAGCCCAAGCCGCTGGCGCAACCGCCAGGACAGCATCCTCTTGTGCATGCCTTGGCAGCGTCGATTCGCAGTGCCTGGCAAGGATTACCCGGATTGGAGATCCTTCCCTGTGATGATGATTTGCGCTTCATCAAGGGGAAGCTCGATGGTGAAGGGCTGACGATCGGGAATGAACTCTTTCGCTGTGTTGGCCTTCGCAAATTGCATCTTGAGGTCGCGCGACTCGGGAACGGTCTTCAAATCCTCCACTGCGTTTGGTTCCCGGATCCCTGCTACGACCTGCCGATTTTCGGGGCTGACATCGTGGCCGGCCCGGCTGGCATCTCCGCCGCCATCGTCGATCTTTCTCCGACCTCAGGTGCCCTACCGGAGCAGTTGCTGAATCGTCTCGAGGCCAAGCCCTGGCCTGCGTTTCGGCAGGTCCGGGACCTACCGGCGTGGGGATCAGCCATCTTCTCCAGCAAGGTCTGCTTCATTCGCCCGGATGGTGTGGAAGAGGAGACGGCCTTTCATGACCTGGTGAGCCACTACCTGCAGGTGATGGCAACAAGCGTGATCGAAGCGACTCCCGATCCGTCGACTGCTCTCACTACAGTTCGCCGATATGAGGGCCAGCTGAACTATTGCCTTCAGCAGAAACGCAACGACAAGACCCGACGCGTTCTCGAGAAGGCCTTCGATTCGGCTTGGGCCGATCGCTACATCGATTTGCTGCTCTTCGACAATCCACCCGAACCGTGA
- the lspA gene encoding signal peptidase II: protein MNRTLPRQSTLLIALVIVVVDQVSKGLASSVLQDGNTLPLLPHLISLQLVHNTGAAFSVLRGSTALLGLLSLGVGIGLILWIWRQRVLPFWQALASAALLGGTLGNGLDRWRLGYVVDFLALEPIDFPIFNGADVAINLAVLCFGIDLWTRRGDTSRG from the coding sequence ATGAACAGAACCCTGCCGCGTCAATCCACCCTGCTCATTGCTCTTGTCATCGTTGTGGTGGACCAGGTCAGCAAGGGTTTGGCCTCCAGCGTTTTGCAGGATGGCAACACCCTTCCCCTGCTACCGCACCTGATCTCCCTGCAGTTGGTGCACAACACCGGAGCCGCCTTCAGCGTGCTGCGGGGATCCACTGCCCTCCTTGGACTTCTGAGCTTGGGGGTCGGCATCGGGCTGATTCTCTGGATCTGGCGACAAAGGGTTCTGCCGTTTTGGCAAGCACTTGCTTCAGCAGCGCTTCTTGGCGGCACCCTGGGCAACGGGCTCGATCGCTGGCGCCTGGGTTACGTGGTCGATTTTCTGGCACTCGAACCGATCGACTTCCCGATCTTCAACGGAGCCGATGTCGCCATCAATCTCGCTGTGCTCTGCTTCGGCATCGATCTTTGGACCCGTCGTGGTGACACCAGCCGTGGCTGA
- a CDS encoding biotin transporter BioY, with amino-acid sequence MRALASWCGALAGLLAILIGGLVPAAMYLPVPEPIVVPLPVTWQVPALLLCAMVSGPRAGVMAAVGYLSLGLFSLPVFHGGGGLSYVLEPGFGYLAGFVPAAWLTGRLAQQDGMNDLPRQSLSALAGLLVLQICGLLNLAIGAILGRWTLGFLELLMQFSIGPLPAQMLLCIGAGLLSVVLRRLLIIES; translated from the coding sequence GTGAGGGCTCTCGCCTCCTGGTGTGGTGCCCTGGCGGGTCTGCTGGCCATCCTCATTGGTGGTCTTGTGCCGGCAGCGATGTATCTGCCTGTGCCGGAACCAATTGTTGTTCCCCTGCCCGTGACCTGGCAGGTGCCAGCCCTCCTCCTCTGCGCCATGGTGAGCGGCCCGCGCGCCGGTGTGATGGCCGCCGTCGGGTATCTGAGCCTGGGACTGTTCAGCCTGCCGGTGTTCCATGGCGGTGGCGGGCTGAGCTACGTGCTGGAACCAGGTTTCGGCTATCTGGCGGGTTTTGTTCCGGCGGCCTGGCTCACCGGTCGCCTGGCGCAGCAGGACGGCATGAACGACCTGCCCAGACAGTCGCTGTCCGCCCTTGCAGGACTCCTGGTTCTTCAGATCTGCGGTCTCCTCAATCTCGCCATCGGGGCCATTTTGGGTCGATGGACGCTTGGATTTCTCGAGCTCCTGATGCAGTTTTCCATCGGCCCATTGCCTGCACAGATGCTGCTCTGCATCGGTGCAGGACTGCTCTCGGTTGTGTTGCGTCGGCTGTTGATCATTGAGTCATGA
- a CDS encoding NAD(P)H dehydrogenase assembly family protein, which produces MTVSIGDRLLLKQQLPFLKSADPMPMLRPPDLVAAGEVGEVVALHPMDTVAVRFRRGTFLIALDRLDPVDSAEAD; this is translated from the coding sequence ATGACGGTATCGATTGGTGATCGCCTGCTCCTGAAGCAGCAGCTTCCTTTCCTGAAATCCGCTGATCCGATGCCGATGTTGCGTCCCCCGGATCTGGTGGCGGCCGGTGAAGTGGGTGAGGTGGTTGCGCTCCATCCAATGGACACGGTGGCGGTCCGCTTCCGTCGGGGCACGTTCCTGATTGCGCTCGACCGGCTGGATCCCGTGGATTCCGCTGAGGCGGACTAA
- a CDS encoding YcjF family protein, translated as MKRQTRLLIGLAVAFVALVVIGVAVQTIRSLLWDLSYFLPPWLLTPVLLLGLVLVVTVAMQVGWPMWKRWKSRPPQHPRQPAAAPQNRRDAANTSLGHVDRLIERIQDDISRRSLQNERDRVADELKRGDLVVVVFGTGSSGKTSLIRALLNEMVGDVGAPMGITKTSRAYRLRLKGLERGLQLVDTPGILEAGEEGLSREETARRRAVRADLLIVVVDGDLRASEFAVVQSLAGLGKRLLLVLNKRDLRGVDEEKRLLQVLRSRCQGHLNTADVVACSASPQSIPQPGRRPLQPMPDVSDLLQRLAGVLHAEGEELIADNILLQCRSLDSRGRDLLNDQRSREARRCIDRYSWMGAGIVAANPLPGVDLLSTAAVNAQMILEMAKIYGVEMSRDRAKDLAMSLGQTLGKLGIVKGAMSLLGTSLSLSLPTLILGQVLQGVVTAWLTRIAGSSFIRYFEQDQDWGDGGMQTVVQQAFELNRRELSLQRFLASAMRQVVEPLQQSAAGRLPPRPEPQQEGGASAPGHPAP; from the coding sequence ATGAAACGTCAAACCAGGTTGCTCATCGGTCTTGCAGTTGCCTTTGTGGCACTTGTGGTGATCGGTGTTGCCGTTCAAACCATCCGCAGCCTGCTGTGGGATCTGAGTTACTTCCTGCCTCCCTGGCTGCTTACTCCGGTTCTGCTGCTGGGTCTTGTGCTGGTGGTGACTGTGGCAATGCAGGTGGGCTGGCCCATGTGGAAACGCTGGAAGTCACGCCCCCCTCAACACCCGCGGCAGCCAGCCGCCGCTCCCCAGAACCGCCGGGACGCCGCAAACACAAGCCTGGGCCATGTCGATCGTTTGATCGAACGCATCCAGGACGACATCAGCCGCCGGAGTCTGCAAAACGAACGCGATCGCGTCGCGGACGAACTGAAGCGAGGGGATCTGGTGGTTGTTGTGTTCGGCACCGGATCCAGCGGCAAGACATCGCTCATCCGTGCGCTGCTCAATGAAATGGTCGGCGATGTGGGTGCCCCCATGGGCATCACAAAAACCAGCCGTGCCTACCGCCTGCGTTTGAAAGGGTTAGAGCGTGGTCTGCAACTTGTCGACACCCCAGGGATCCTTGAAGCGGGAGAGGAAGGCCTCAGCCGCGAGGAGACGGCCCGTCGTCGGGCGGTACGCGCCGACCTGTTGATTGTGGTGGTGGACGGTGATCTCAGAGCCTCGGAATTCGCCGTTGTGCAATCCCTTGCTGGCCTCGGCAAGCGGTTGCTCTTGGTGCTGAACAAGCGAGATTTACGAGGTGTGGATGAGGAAAAACGGCTCCTACAGGTGCTTCGATCGCGCTGCCAGGGACATCTCAACACTGCCGATGTGGTGGCCTGCAGTGCATCTCCTCAATCGATTCCTCAACCCGGTCGTCGGCCCCTGCAGCCGATGCCTGACGTCAGCGATCTGCTGCAACGCCTCGCCGGCGTGCTTCATGCCGAGGGTGAGGAATTGATTGCCGACAACATCCTTCTCCAGTGTCGGTCTCTCGACAGCCGCGGTCGTGACTTGTTGAACGACCAGCGCTCCCGGGAAGCCAGACGCTGCATTGACCGTTACAGCTGGATGGGCGCGGGGATCGTCGCTGCCAACCCACTGCCAGGTGTGGATCTGTTGAGTACCGCAGCAGTGAATGCCCAGATGATTCTGGAGATGGCGAAGATCTACGGGGTTGAGATGTCCCGGGATCGTGCCAAAGACCTGGCCATGTCCCTAGGGCAAACCCTGGGCAAGTTGGGCATCGTCAAAGGGGCCATGTCCTTGCTGGGCACCAGCCTCAGCCTGAGTTTGCCCACCCTGATTCTTGGTCAGGTGCTCCAGGGGGTGGTCACCGCATGGCTCACCCGAATTGCCGGCAGCAGCTTTATCCGTTACTTCGAACAAGACCAAGACTGGGGCGACGGCGGGATGCAGACCGTGGTGCAACAGGCCTTTGAACTCAATCGGAGGGAACTCTCGCTGCAGCGCTTTCTGGCCAGTGCCATGCGGCAAGTGGTGGAACCGCTTCAGCAGTCGGCAGCGGGGCGCCTTCCGCCCCGGCCAGAGCCTCAGCAGGAGGGGGGAGCATCGGCCCCCGGGCATCCAGCACCGTGA
- a CDS encoding pitrilysin family protein: protein MELCHAVLNIPFSGPSLDHWTLPNGVRCVTADMPDAPLTCLDLWCRAGSASEHPGEEGMAHFLEHMVFKGSERLAAGAFDEAIEALGGSSNAATGFDDVHFHVLTPPDRAREALDLLLELVLQPSLDPGGFSTERGVVLEEIAQYADQPNEQVLQLLLSKGCDQHPYGRPILGTPHSLEAMTPGAMEAFHKRQYRGSNCCLAVAGPASTELRSAIGSSALAGLRNAPGPSAMSAPLSVHPGRQNVAVDRLESARLLMLWEAPQAQDQGGVMAADLATTLLGEGRRSRLVNRLREELQIVESVSMDLSVLEQGSLITLEVICPNEHMDAVEEEVNRELRTMARELVTDQELKRGQQLVSNGLRYALESTGQVSGLCASQTLWDRQQDLLHPLAFLPTWTAERLRSELFPRLQPEQAFVLTAQAKSEHE from the coding sequence ATGGAACTTTGCCACGCAGTTCTGAACATTCCGTTCTCCGGCCCATCACTGGACCATTGGACTCTCCCCAACGGAGTGCGCTGCGTGACGGCAGACATGCCGGATGCACCCTTGACCTGTCTCGATCTTTGGTGCCGCGCAGGCAGTGCCAGTGAGCATCCAGGGGAAGAGGGAATGGCCCATTTCCTTGAGCACATGGTTTTTAAAGGAAGTGAGCGGCTAGCCGCAGGGGCCTTCGATGAGGCGATCGAGGCCCTGGGTGGCAGCAGCAATGCAGCCACGGGGTTTGACGACGTCCACTTTCACGTGCTGACACCACCGGATCGGGCCCGCGAAGCGTTGGATCTGCTGCTGGAACTTGTTCTGCAACCGAGCCTCGATCCAGGCGGGTTCAGTACAGAACGGGGTGTGGTTCTGGAGGAGATCGCGCAATACGCCGATCAGCCGAATGAGCAGGTGCTGCAACTGCTGCTCAGCAAAGGCTGTGACCAACACCCATATGGCCGCCCCATTCTTGGAACCCCTCACAGTCTGGAGGCCATGACCCCCGGCGCGATGGAGGCGTTTCACAAACGGCAGTACCGCGGTTCCAACTGCTGCCTGGCGGTGGCCGGCCCCGCATCCACTGAGCTGCGCTCCGCTATTGGCTCCTCGGCTCTGGCCGGACTCCGAAATGCCCCTGGCCCCTCAGCCATGTCAGCCCCTCTGAGCGTGCACCCCGGACGCCAGAACGTCGCGGTGGATCGCCTGGAATCAGCGCGACTGCTGATGCTCTGGGAGGCGCCCCAGGCCCAGGATCAGGGCGGCGTGATGGCGGCGGATCTCGCTACGACACTGCTGGGGGAGGGACGACGCAGTCGTCTCGTCAACCGCCTGAGAGAGGAGCTTCAGATCGTTGAAAGCGTGTCGATGGACCTCTCGGTTCTGGAGCAGGGGAGCCTGATCACCCTGGAAGTGATCTGCCCAAATGAGCATATGGACGCGGTTGAAGAGGAGGTCAACCGTGAGTTGCGCACCATGGCGCGCGAGCTTGTCACCGATCAGGAACTGAAACGGGGGCAACAGCTGGTGAGCAATGGGCTCCGATACGCGTTGGAATCGACGGGTCAGGTCTCAGGACTCTGCGCCAGTCAGACCCTCTGGGACCGTCAGCAGGACCTGCTGCACCCCCTTGCCTTCCTCCCAACGTGGACAGCGGAGCGGCTGCGCTCGGAGCTGTTTCCCAGGCTTCAACCCGAACAGGCCTTCGTCCTGACGGCCCAAGCCAAGTCGGAGCACGAATGA